The Chryseobacterium aureum genome contains a region encoding:
- a CDS encoding HD domain-containing protein — MNLKNQFENLCFSFTEDAQLISRLWKEIETQYSERGRHYHNLLHLDNMFMELEAVKMNISDFRAVSFSVFYHDVIYDATSKSNEEKSAAKAEKRLAELHINQDIISIISEQILATKSHQRSDQEDTNYLLDADLSVLGKDFETYLKYTQNIRKEYSIYPDFLYKPGRKKVLKHFLELESIFKTEYFKEKYEARAKENIAKELQLL; from the coding sequence ATGAATCTTAAAAATCAATTTGAAAACCTTTGTTTTTCTTTTACAGAGGATGCACAGCTGATCAGCAGGCTGTGGAAAGAAATTGAAACCCAGTATTCCGAGAGAGGAAGACATTATCACAATCTTCTTCATCTGGACAATATGTTTATGGAACTTGAAGCAGTGAAAATGAATATTTCAGATTTCAGGGCTGTTTCTTTCTCTGTATTCTATCATGATGTGATTTATGATGCAACGTCCAAGTCCAATGAGGAAAAGAGTGCTGCAAAGGCAGAAAAAAGGCTTGCTGAGCTTCATATTAATCAGGATATAATTTCAATAATTTCTGAACAGATTCTTGCGACAAAGTCTCATCAGCGTTCTGATCAGGAAGATACCAATTATCTTTTGGATGCTGATCTTTCTGTATTGGGCAAAGATTTTGAAACTTATCTGAAATACACTCAAAATATCAGAAAAGAATATTCTATTTATCCGGACTTCCTTTATAAACCGGGAAGAAAAAAAGTGCTTAAACATTTTCTGGAACTTGAAAGTATTTTTAAAACAGAATATTTTAAGGAAAAGTATGAAGCTCGGGCAAA
- a CDS encoding rhodanese-like domain-containing protein, with translation MSLIEVIQSGNYELIDVREPMELEMDGNIDGAKNIPLGEVEDRQDEILSIEKPVILFCRSGNRSGKALDYLTAQGLKDGYNGGGWAELKAVLEANQGTF, from the coding sequence ATGTCTTTAATAGAAGTAATACAATCCGGAAACTATGAGTTAATTGACGTTCGCGAGCCTATGGAGCTTGAAATGGACGGTAATATAGATGGTGCCAAGAATATTCCTCTAGGTGAAGTAGAAGATAGACAGGATGAGATTCTATCTATTGAAAAACCGGTGATCTTATTCTGCAGAAGTGGAAACAGAAGCGGAAAAGCATTGGATTATCTTACTGCTCAGGGATTAAAGGACGGCTATAACGGCGGAGGCTGGGCTGAGCTAAAGGCTGTTCTGGAAGCAAATCAGGGAACTTTTTAA
- the queG gene encoding tRNA epoxyqueuosine(34) reductase QueG has protein sequence MIADAEKYSQLIKSKAKSFGFQNCGISKADFLEEEAPRLEKWLKNNYNGEMKYMENHFDKRLDPRLLVEGSKSVISLSYNYFPEEKISILENYKISKYAYAEDYHEVIKEILREMVAELQEEIGEFGFRVFVDSAPVLERAWAKKSGIGWVGKNANLITKQSGSFYFLAEIICDLELIPDHATTDHCGSCRKCIDACPTDAIVSEKIIDGSRCISYATIELKDEIPAHFKDKMEDWMFGCDICQDVCPWNRFSAPNKQSRFQPNEALKNFKKGEWKELTQEIFSEIFRKSPVKRTKFAGLKRNIEFLQQSSD, from the coding sequence ATGATTGCTGACGCTGAAAAATATTCCCAACTGATAAAATCCAAAGCAAAAAGTTTTGGGTTTCAAAACTGTGGTATTTCCAAAGCTGACTTTCTGGAAGAAGAGGCGCCCCGCCTTGAAAAATGGTTGAAGAATAATTATAACGGCGAAATGAAATACATGGAAAATCATTTCGACAAAAGGCTTGATCCGCGGCTTTTGGTAGAAGGTTCCAAATCTGTTATTTCACTTTCCTACAACTATTTTCCTGAAGAAAAAATCTCAATATTAGAGAATTATAAGATCTCAAAATATGCCTATGCGGAAGATTATCATGAAGTCATCAAAGAAATACTCCGTGAAATGGTTGCTGAGCTGCAGGAAGAGATAGGAGAGTTCGGATTTCGTGTTTTTGTAGATTCTGCACCGGTTTTAGAAAGAGCCTGGGCTAAAAAATCCGGTATAGGATGGGTGGGGAAAAATGCCAACCTTATTACCAAACAAAGCGGTTCTTTTTATTTTCTGGCCGAAATTATCTGTGACCTGGAGCTCATTCCGGATCATGCCACGACGGATCATTGCGGAAGCTGCCGCAAATGTATTGATGCCTGCCCTACAGATGCCATTGTTTCAGAAAAAATTATAGACGGAAGCCGCTGCATTTCCTATGCCACCATAGAATTGAAAGACGAAATCCCGGCTCATTTCAAAGATAAAATGGAAGACTGGATGTTTGGTTGTGATATCTGCCAGGATGTATGCCCTTGGAACAGGTTCTCAGCTCCCAACAAACAGAGCCGTTTTCAGCCTAATGAAGCTTTGAAAAACTTCAAAAAAGGAGAATGGAAAGAACTTACCCAGGAAATTTTTTCGGAAATTTTCAGAAAATCACCCGTGAAAAGAACCAAATTTGCAGGACTCAAAAGAAATATTGAGTTTTTGCAGCAGTCTTCTGACTGA
- a CDS encoding TIGR02117 family protein, giving the protein MKTVLMYLLKLIGIILGIVIIYVILGLLIPYIPVSAKDDGQKKEIPIYIYTNGVHTDIVMPVKNDLQDWSQKIPFTNTKSKNTDYRYIGIGWGDKGFYLDTPTWADLKFSTAVKAAFWLSDSAMHCTYYNTMKEGDDCKMIMISRNQYQNLVKYVEDKFDRDQNGNFILIPTNAVYGDNDAFYDAKGTYSFLYTCNTWSNNALKAAGQKAALWTPSDFGIFQHYQ; this is encoded by the coding sequence GTGAAAACTGTATTAATGTATCTCCTGAAACTAATAGGAATTATTCTGGGAATCGTAATTATTTACGTCATCCTTGGGCTACTGATTCCTTATATTCCTGTTTCGGCTAAAGACGATGGTCAGAAAAAAGAAATTCCTATCTATATTTATACCAATGGAGTACATACCGATATCGTAATGCCGGTGAAAAATGACCTTCAGGACTGGAGTCAGAAAATTCCTTTCACCAATACAAAATCAAAAAATACAGATTACCGGTACATCGGAATAGGATGGGGAGATAAAGGATTCTACTTGGATACGCCTACCTGGGCAGACCTGAAGTTTTCAACAGCTGTGAAGGCTGCATTTTGGTTAAGCGACTCTGCGATGCACTGTACTTATTATAATACGATGAAAGAAGGCGATGACTGTAAAATGATCATGATCAGCAGAAATCAATATCAGAACCTGGTAAAGTATGTAGAAGATAAATTTGACAGAGATCAGAATGGTAACTTTATATTGATTCCTACCAATGCGGTGTACGGCGATAATGATGCTTTTTATGATGCAAAGGGCACTTACAGCTTTCTTTATACCTGCAACACATGGTCCAATAATGCTTTAAAAGCTGCTGGACAGAAAGCTGCACTTTGGACACCTTCAGATTTCGGAATTTTTCAGCATTATCAATAA
- a CDS encoding murein L,D-transpeptidase catalytic domain-containing protein produces MKKICLLFIIFWMCSCSQERKNNTIRAAELPVPAEKKPEADLSKLKIKAEEALNFCSSKNLNKDFCILIDMSLHSGVNRFFIWDFKNNKVSKKYLVGHGCGSNAWSKDDSKANPGFSNEDGSHLSSLGKYKLEGRGYSDWGINIKYLMHGLEDTNSNALKRFIVFHSWNMMSDSEVFPNGSPEGWGCPTVSNNAMKEIDPMIQKSGKPVLMWIFN; encoded by the coding sequence ATGAAGAAGATTTGCCTGTTGTTCATCATCTTTTGGATGTGTTCATGTTCTCAGGAAAGGAAAAACAATACAATAAGAGCAGCAGAACTTCCTGTGCCAGCAGAAAAGAAACCTGAAGCCGATCTCTCTAAACTTAAAATTAAAGCAGAGGAGGCATTGAACTTCTGTTCCTCAAAGAACCTTAACAAAGATTTCTGTATTCTGATTGATATGAGTCTTCATTCAGGCGTTAACCGTTTTTTTATTTGGGATTTTAAAAATAATAAGGTTTCAAAAAAATACCTGGTAGGGCATGGCTGCGGTTCCAATGCCTGGAGTAAAGATGATTCTAAAGCAAACCCGGGATTCAGTAATGAAGACGGAAGTCATCTCTCTTCATTAGGAAAATATAAATTGGAAGGAAGAGGGTACAGTGATTGGGGAATTAATATAAAATACCTGATGCACGGCCTTGAAGACACCAACAGCAATGCGTTGAAAAGATTTATTGTCTTTCATTCCTGGAACATGATGAGTGATTCCGAAGTTTTCCCGAACGGATCTCCCGAAGGATGGGGCTGCCCCACCGTTTCCAACAATGCAATGAAGGAAATAGATCCGATGATTCAGAAATCTGGAAAACCTGTACTGATGTGGATTTTTAATTAA
- a CDS encoding SRPBCC family protein, which yields MKHTLFREQQLNCDIETAWKFFSSANNLSEITPKDMGFVVLTEMEDDEIYEGMIIDYYVSPLFGIKMKWQTEITQVDFRKSFTDFQKKGPYRLWNHHHEFIPNKEGVLMRDTIHYELPMGFLGEIAHRLFVRKKLEHIFDYRFRVLSKLF from the coding sequence ATGAAACATACTCTTTTCCGTGAACAACAGCTCAATTGCGATATAGAAACTGCGTGGAAATTCTTTTCCTCAGCCAATAATCTTTCAGAAATTACCCCGAAGGATATGGGTTTCGTTGTACTAACGGAAATGGAAGATGACGAAATCTATGAAGGAATGATCATTGATTATTATGTTTCCCCATTATTCGGAATTAAAATGAAATGGCAGACGGAGATCACCCAGGTTGATTTCCGGAAAAGTTTCACCGATTTTCAGAAAAAAGGTCCCTACAGACTATGGAATCATCACCATGAATTTATTCCCAATAAAGAGGGCGTTCTGATGAGAGATACCATACATTATGAGCTTCCCATGGGATTTTTAGGAGAAATCGCCCATCGTCTTTTCGTCAGAAAGAAACTGGAACACATCTTTGATTACCGTTTCAGAGTGTTGAGCAAATTATTCTAG
- a CDS encoding efflux RND transporter periplasmic adaptor subunit has product MSCSKDKEKNNKKDKEVPVLEIKEKDTLVSNQFVTDIQAKKNVEMRSRIGGIIQHIYVNEGQFVHQGQALFKINDAELQMELLKANAALKQTEADVRIAEVELKQIESLHAKKFVANNELEMVKAKLSSAKAKHAFADAEKRTVLQKISFTRITAPFDGVIDVIPHKDGSLVENGTLLTTLSQLNEVYAYFSIPENLYFELLAHDKIGNHQKIELTLPNGVNYQFNGALKTADGEIDRTTGSIQYKVLFPNPDRLIKHGTSGKLIISEQQNNAILIPQKSTFSIQDKTYVFVVDKQHKVKMTNIKIGNTLRDSYMVESGLKKGDLIIYEGTQSLKDGDVIKIKKKY; this is encoded by the coding sequence GTGTCATGCAGTAAAGACAAGGAGAAAAACAATAAAAAAGATAAAGAAGTTCCCGTACTGGAAATCAAAGAAAAAGACACCCTGGTGAGCAACCAGTTTGTCACAGATATCCAGGCTAAAAAAAATGTTGAAATGCGGTCCAGAATCGGAGGTATTATACAGCATATTTATGTCAATGAGGGACAGTTTGTACATCAGGGACAGGCTTTATTCAAAATCAATGATGCTGAATTGCAGATGGAACTGCTGAAAGCCAATGCTGCTTTAAAACAGACTGAGGCAGATGTCCGTATTGCAGAAGTGGAGCTGAAGCAGATTGAAAGTCTGCATGCTAAGAAATTTGTGGCCAATAACGAGCTGGAAATGGTAAAGGCAAAATTGTCTTCCGCCAAAGCAAAACATGCATTTGCTGATGCAGAAAAGAGAACCGTTCTTCAGAAAATAAGCTTTACAAGAATCACAGCGCCTTTTGATGGGGTGATTGACGTGATTCCGCATAAAGACGGAAGCCTGGTGGAAAACGGAACCCTTTTAACCACCCTTTCGCAGCTGAACGAAGTGTATGCCTATTTCTCAATTCCTGAAAACTTATACTTTGAACTTTTAGCCCATGACAAGATCGGAAATCACCAAAAGATTGAGCTGACACTGCCCAATGGGGTCAATTATCAGTTCAACGGAGCCTTGAAAACAGCAGACGGAGAAATCGACAGAACTACAGGTTCTATCCAATATAAAGTGCTTTTCCCAAATCCGGACCGTCTCATCAAGCATGGTACTTCAGGGAAGCTTATTATTTCCGAGCAGCAGAATAACGCGATTCTTATTCCACAGAAATCTACCTTTTCCATTCAGGATAAAACCTATGTTTTCGTGGTGGATAAACAGCATAAAGTGAAAATGACCAACATTAAGATCGGAAATACCTTAAGAGATTCTTATATGGTAGAAAGCGGTCTTAAAAAAGGAGATTTAATCATTTATGAAGGGACTCAGTCTTTGAAAGATGGTGATGTTATCAAAATCAAAAAGAAGTATTAA
- a CDS encoding efflux RND transporter permease subunit, producing the protein MVEMFIRRKVLSLVISILFVLLGIMALLKMPITQFPDIVPPSVTVTAKYTGANAEVSANAVALPLERAINGVPGMTYMSTVTSNDGLTLIQVFFEVGTDPDVAAVNVQNRVTTILDELPEEVIRAGVTTEKEVNSMLMYLNITSTDPSQDEQFIYNFTDINVLQELKRIDGVGRAEIMGQKEYSMRVWLDPQKMAAYRISADEVITSLQKQNISAAPGKVGEASGKTSSQLQYVIKYKGKFFEPKQYEEVPIRSDVDGTILKLKDIAKVEFGAMNYGMVSKTDGRPSASIMMKQRPGSNASEVIESVKAKMEELKGTSFPPGMEYNMAYDVSRFLDASISAVLTTLIEAFILVGIVVFIFLQDWRSTLIPVLAVPVALVGTFAFMNMLDFSVNLLTLFALVLAIGIVVDNAIVVVEAVHVKMEEGMNAMDATISATKEIAGAVVAITIVMSAVFIPVAFLDGPVGVFYRQFSLTLAISIVISGVNALTLTPALCAIILKPHDHHKKKTFIDRAFQSFNTGFERLTNGYVSILSKFATRTTVTFGLLFLFVGLTFVTSRFLPTGFIPMEDQGMVYVSVTTPQGATVERTEKVLDEVTVIAKKIKGVENVTTLAGYSIVTEIAGSSYGMAMINLKDWKERSISVNDLIAELSDQTKSIADAQIEIFAPPTVPGFGNTSGFELRLLDRTGGTIENTDKVTKDFVKKLNEAPELQNNFTSFDATFPQYMINVDYDMAAKKGVSVDNAMSTLQTMLGSYYATNFIRFSQMYKVMVQASPEHRDTPESILNLYLKNDKGEMVPFSTFITIERVYGPEVLTRYNMYMSAMINGEPADGYSSGDAIAAVERVAKETLPRGFDIEWSGMTREEILSGNQTVYIFAVCLLFVYLLLAAQYESFLLPMPVLLSLPTGIFGSYIALVMMGLDNNIYAQVALVMLIGLLAKNAILIVEFAVARNKQGFDIIPAAIEGARQRLRPILMTSFAFVAGLIPLCIASGAGAVGNRSIGTAAAGGMLIGTVFGLVVIPGLYIFFAKLENKKKDEKIKS; encoded by the coding sequence ATGGTAGAAATGTTTATTAGACGAAAGGTTCTTTCGTTGGTTATTTCCATATTATTTGTATTGCTGGGGATTATGGCTTTGCTTAAGATGCCCATTACCCAGTTTCCGGATATTGTACCCCCCTCAGTAACGGTAACGGCAAAATATACAGGAGCGAATGCCGAAGTGTCTGCCAATGCGGTAGCGCTGCCTCTGGAACGTGCCATCAATGGAGTGCCGGGGATGACGTATATGTCCACGGTAACCTCCAATGACGGTCTTACGCTTATTCAGGTGTTCTTTGAAGTAGGGACAGATCCCGATGTAGCAGCGGTAAATGTTCAGAACAGGGTAACCACTATTCTGGATGAGCTTCCCGAAGAAGTGATCAGAGCCGGTGTTACTACCGAAAAAGAGGTGAACAGTATGCTGATGTATCTCAATATCACCAGTACAGATCCGAGCCAGGATGAGCAGTTCATCTATAACTTTACAGATATTAACGTCCTTCAGGAGCTGAAGCGTATTGATGGAGTAGGGCGTGCAGAAATCATGGGTCAGAAAGAGTACTCTATGAGAGTATGGCTGGATCCCCAGAAAATGGCCGCTTACCGTATTTCAGCAGACGAAGTCATCACTTCCCTGCAAAAGCAGAATATTTCAGCAGCACCCGGAAAAGTGGGAGAAGCTTCTGGTAAAACCTCAAGCCAGCTTCAGTATGTCATCAAATATAAAGGGAAGTTTTTCGAGCCTAAACAGTATGAAGAAGTTCCCATCAGATCTGATGTGGACGGAACTATTCTGAAGCTTAAAGATATTGCTAAGGTAGAATTCGGAGCAATGAACTACGGAATGGTTTCCAAAACAGACGGAAGACCATCAGCGTCGATCATGATGAAGCAGCGTCCGGGCTCCAATGCTTCTGAGGTGATTGAAAGCGTTAAAGCAAAAATGGAAGAATTAAAAGGGACTTCATTTCCACCCGGAATGGAATATAACATGGCGTATGACGTCTCCCGTTTCCTTGATGCTTCTATCAGTGCAGTACTTACAACCCTTATTGAAGCCTTTATTCTCGTAGGAATTGTAGTATTTATTTTCCTTCAGGACTGGCGGTCTACATTGATTCCTGTACTCGCTGTACCGGTAGCATTGGTAGGAACTTTTGCCTTCATGAATATGCTGGACTTCTCTGTGAACCTTTTAACATTGTTCGCGTTGGTTCTCGCTATCGGAATTGTGGTTGATAATGCCATTGTCGTCGTTGAAGCCGTACACGTGAAAATGGAAGAAGGAATGAATGCCATGGATGCCACCATCAGTGCTACCAAAGAAATTGCAGGCGCCGTAGTAGCAATTACCATTGTGATGTCTGCTGTTTTTATTCCGGTAGCGTTTCTGGATGGTCCGGTAGGCGTATTCTACCGTCAGTTTTCATTAACGCTCGCCATCAGTATTGTGATTTCCGGAGTGAATGCATTGACGCTTACTCCTGCGCTTTGTGCCATTATTTTAAAACCTCATGATCATCATAAGAAGAAAACCTTTATCGACAGGGCTTTTCAGAGTTTTAATACAGGCTTTGAGCGATTAACCAATGGCTATGTAAGCATTTTATCAAAATTTGCGACAAGAACCACGGTTACTTTTGGACTGCTGTTTTTATTTGTCGGACTAACCTTTGTAACCAGCAGATTCCTGCCAACCGGATTTATTCCAATGGAAGATCAGGGAATGGTTTACGTAAGTGTAACCACACCACAGGGTGCAACGGTAGAAAGAACTGAAAAAGTACTGGATGAAGTTACGGTTATTGCCAAGAAGATTAAAGGAGTCGAAAACGTAACCACACTGGCAGGATACAGTATCGTAACAGAAATTGCAGGTTCATCTTACGGAATGGCAATGATCAACCTTAAAGACTGGAAAGAAAGAAGCATTTCAGTAAACGATCTCATTGCAGAACTTTCAGACCAAACAAAAAGCATTGCAGATGCCCAGATTGAGATCTTTGCACCACCCACAGTTCCGGGTTTCGGGAATACCAGTGGTTTTGAATTGCGTCTGCTGGACAGAACCGGAGGAACTATCGAAAATACAGATAAAGTCACTAAGGATTTTGTTAAAAAACTCAACGAAGCTCCGGAGTTGCAGAACAATTTTACCAGTTTTGATGCCACATTCCCGCAATACATGATCAATGTGGATTATGATATGGCTGCGAAGAAAGGTGTTTCGGTAGATAATGCGATGTCGACCCTGCAAACCATGCTGGGATCTTACTACGCAACGAACTTTATCCGCTTCAGCCAGATGTATAAAGTAATGGTACAGGCAAGTCCGGAGCACAGAGACACACCGGAAAGTATCCTGAATTTATATTTAAAAAATGACAAAGGCGAAATGGTTCCGTTTTCCACCTTCATTACTATTGAGAGGGTGTACGGACCCGAAGTTTTAACGAGATATAATATGTACATGTCTGCCATGATTAACGGAGAGCCGGCAGACGGTTACAGCTCAGGGGATGCTATAGCAGCGGTAGAACGTGTAGCCAAAGAAACACTGCCAAGAGGATTCGATATTGAATGGTCAGGGATGACAAGAGAGGAGATCTTATCCGGAAACCAGACCGTTTATATCTTCGCGGTCTGTCTTTTATTCGTGTATCTTTTGTTGGCAGCGCAATATGAAAGCTTCCTTCTTCCAATGCCTGTATTATTGAGTCTTCCGACAGGAATTTTCGGCTCCTATATCGCTTTGGTTATGATGGGGCTGGATAATAATATTTACGCACAGGTAGCACTCGTTATGCTGATCGGGCTTTTGGCCAAAAATGCAATTCTGATTGTAGAATTTGCCGTAGCAAGGAATAAGCAGGGATTTGATATCATTCCGGCAGCTATTGAAGGGGCAAGACAGCGTCTGAGACCTATTCTGATGACCTCTTTTGCATTTGTAGCGGGACTTATCCCATTGTGTATTGCATCAGGAGCCGGAGCGGTCGGTAACCGTTCCATTGGTACAGCAGCAGCGGGAGGAATGCTGATAGGCACCGTTTTCGGACTGGTGGTAATTCCTGGGCTGTACATATTCTTTGCAAAACTTGAAAATAAGAAGAAAGATGAAAAGATTAAATCATAA
- a CDS encoding TolC family protein, translating to MKRLNHKNIVYGIASLSLVSCAVPKVTELKKAQELPEEIIKADKNRSPDEFQQINLKAYFTDPNLLELFDKVVQANPDFQIAQQRVEIANSFLQRSKMDLLPSLEVGIEASGNRYGKYTMEGVGNYDTNLSANITENQKINRDFTPNYWLGARSSWEIDAWGKLKNKKIAAQKKFLASTEGLRLLQVELFTDIANLYYQLVALDNRLAIYQKNYKLQQRAFEIVLAQREVGKATELAVQQFKAQNNNWLAEIEHIRVEIVTVEQAITTLTGSYGGDVKRGKVLMPTNMEILNTTINVENVIHSRPDVAANYYVLEASQADAKAARAAFYPKIDLGAGFGLNSFSVETFFKPSSLAGQLLGGLMVPVFNKGQLKYEFKVAGKEQEIAFLNYQKSVTTAFNELQSILKQTKIYERVLKLKSEEVEFLDRGVEVSNDLYLTGYANYFELINSQKSKLTAELDLLQFQHQNTRNNVLLFKALGGQLD from the coding sequence ATGAAAAGATTAAATCATAAAAATATAGTGTATGGAATAGCATCTTTGAGCCTCGTTTCGTGTGCTGTTCCCAAGGTAACGGAGCTGAAAAAAGCTCAGGAACTTCCGGAGGAAATTATCAAAGCTGATAAAAACAGATCTCCGGATGAATTCCAGCAGATCAATCTGAAAGCTTATTTTACAGATCCTAACCTGCTTGAGCTTTTTGATAAAGTAGTTCAGGCCAATCCGGATTTCCAGATTGCCCAGCAGAGAGTGGAAATTGCCAACAGTTTCCTTCAAAGATCAAAAATGGATCTGCTGCCTTCCCTTGAAGTAGGAATAGAAGCCTCAGGTAACCGCTATGGAAAATATACCATGGAAGGAGTCGGAAACTATGATACCAATCTTTCTGCCAATATAACGGAAAATCAGAAAATCAACAGAGATTTTACCCCTAATTACTGGCTGGGAGCAAGAAGCAGCTGGGAAATTGATGCATGGGGAAAACTTAAAAATAAGAAAATTGCTGCCCAGAAGAAATTTCTGGCCTCCACAGAAGGATTAAGATTATTGCAGGTAGAACTTTTCACAGATATTGCCAATCTGTATTATCAGTTGGTGGCTTTAGACAATCGCCTTGCCATTTATCAGAAAAACTATAAACTTCAGCAAAGAGCCTTTGAAATTGTTCTGGCACAGCGTGAAGTGGGAAAAGCTACCGAACTGGCAGTTCAGCAGTTTAAGGCCCAGAATAACAACTGGCTGGCAGAAATTGAACACATAAGAGTGGAAATTGTTACCGTAGAACAGGCTATTACCACCCTTACAGGAAGTTACGGTGGAGATGTAAAGCGCGGGAAAGTGCTGATGCCTACCAATATGGAAATCCTGAATACAACCATTAATGTAGAAAATGTAATCCATTCCAGGCCGGATGTGGCTGCAAACTATTATGTTTTGGAAGCGTCTCAGGCGGATGCCAAAGCGGCAAGAGCGGCCTTTTATCCCAAGATTGATTTAGGTGCCGGATTTGGACTGAATTCTTTTTCTGTAGAAACATTCTTTAAACCCAGTTCACTGGCCGGGCAATTGTTGGGTGGATTAATGGTTCCTGTTTTTAATAAAGGACAGCTGAAATATGAATTTAAAGTAGCCGGCAAAGAGCAGGAAATTGCTTTTTTAAACTATCAGAAAAGTGTTACCACAGCCTTTAACGAACTTCAGTCCATTCTGAAACAGACCAAAATTTACGAACGTGTTTTAAAATTAAAATCGGAAGAAGTTGAGTTTCTCGACCGTGGAGTAGAGGTTTCCAATGATCTGTATCTTACAGGATATGCCAATTATTTTGAACTGATCAATTCCCAGAAAAGCAAACTGACCGCTGAACTGGATCTGTTGCAGTTTCAGCATCAGAATACCAGAAACAACGTCCTGCTTTTCAAAGCGCTGGGCGGGCAACTGGATTGA
- a CDS encoding cold shock domain-containing protein translates to MADSFSKKENFKKKIQKQKEKALRREERKTNNNKGAEDVFMYVDEFGRLTSTPPEQRQEVNLDDIQLGAAPIIEEDPRKTGIVTFLSEKGYGFITEDNSKENIFFHNNNCAEPVKKGNKVSFEKEKSPKGFSAVEIQLVK, encoded by the coding sequence ATGGCAGATTCTTTTTCTAAAAAGGAAAATTTCAAGAAAAAAATTCAAAAGCAAAAAGAAAAGGCGCTAAGACGCGAAGAACGTAAAACGAACAACAACAAAGGAGCGGAGGATGTCTTCATGTATGTAGATGAATTCGGAAGATTAACTTCTACTCCCCCTGAACAGAGACAGGAAGTAAACCTTGATGATATTCAGCTGGGTGCGGCTCCTATTATTGAAGAAGATCCGAGAAAAACAGGAATTGTGACTTTCCTGAGTGAGAAAGGATATGGTTTCATCACAGAGGATAACAGCAAAGAAAATATTTTCTTCCATAACAACAACTGTGCAGAACCTGTGAAAAAAGGAAACAAGGTCTCTTTCGAAAAAGAGAAATCTCCTAAAGGATTTTCTGCTGTTGAAATTCAGCTTGTTAAATAA
- a CDS encoding SDR family oxidoreductase, giving the protein MSTQNVQGKVVLIAGGGKNLGGLLSRDFAAKGAKLAIHYNSESSKEESEKTLAEVQALGAEAFLFQGDLTKVDHITKFFDETISRFGGVDIAINTVGMVLKKPFTETTEQEYDTMFNVNSKSAYFFLQEAGKKLNDHGKICTIVTSLLAAYTGLYSTYAGAKAPVEHFTRAASKEFGTRGISVTAVAPGPMDTPFFYGQETEDAVAYHKSASALGGLTDIKDIAPLVEFLVTEGWWITGQTIFANGGYTTR; this is encoded by the coding sequence ATGTCAACACAAAATGTACAAGGAAAAGTTGTTTTAATTGCCGGAGGAGGTAAAAATCTGGGAGGATTGCTAAGCAGAGATTTCGCTGCAAAAGGAGCAAAGCTGGCCATACATTATAACAGTGAAAGCTCAAAGGAAGAAAGTGAGAAAACACTTGCTGAGGTACAGGCACTAGGGGCCGAAGCATTCTTATTCCAGGGAGATCTTACCAAAGTAGATCATATTACAAAGTTTTTTGATGAAACCATTTCCCGTTTCGGAGGGGTGGATATTGCGATCAATACGGTAGGAATGGTGCTTAAAAAACCATTTACAGAGACTACGGAGCAAGAATACGATACCATGTTTAATGTCAATTCCAAATCTGCTTATTTCTTCCTGCAGGAAGCGGGTAAAAAACTGAATGATCACGGGAAAATCTGTACTATTGTAACGTCATTGCTGGCGGCCTACACCGGATTGTATTCTACGTATGCCGGAGCAAAAGCACCGGTAGAACATTTTACCAGAGCAGCGTCCAAAGAATTCGGGACAAGAGGAATTTCAGTAACGGCTGTAGCACCCGGCCCGATGGATACTCCTTTTTTCTATGGACAGGAAACCGAGGATGCCGTTGCTTATCATAAATCAGCATCAGCGTTGGGAGGATTGACGGATATTAAAGATATCGCTCCACTGGTAGAATTTCTGGTAACAGAAGGCTGGTGGATTACCGGGCAGACCATTTTTGCCAACGGCGGATATACAACAAGATAA